ATTATCAAGGAAAACTTTAGtaaatgaccgaacggtcgAACATTGAGAAGGACCGAGTACTACCTAAAGCCAAATAGAACTTTTAGAACATAAATGATTTATGAAAGTGACTGAACGGTCGAACACTGAGaagaaaacttattataaaagGGTACTTTAGAATGTGAGCGAACGGTCAAGCACTGAAGGAAACCAAGTACTATTAAAGAccaaataaaaacttataaggTATAGATAAATTATGAACGTAACCAAGTGACTTTAAAGTAAAAGAGTTCTCTTCGACATACCGAGTGCCAGTACAGGACCGAACACTCTTTAGGAAAACAAGTGTCAATATAAGACCGAACGCTCTTAAATTGAAATGGCATTAatacaagaccgagcacttttGATAACAGTACTACTAGTAtatgaccgagcacttcaaGACCGAGTACTCAATGTAAGACCGAGTACTTTAAATCATagaaatactaatttataacTAAGCATCTCATAAGACCGAACACTAGATCTATGACCGAGTGCTTCACATGACCGAACGTTCTTTAGATGAACAATATCAACATGAAACCAAATACTTCATAAGTTAAGTGCTAGtctaagaccgaacactttTGTGACCGAACGCTTGATTTATGACCGAACATTTTAAGCAtgcgatatatatatatatatatatatatatatatatatatatatatatatatatatatatatatatatatatatatatatatattaaaacagaGAGGAAAGGCTCCCTTGACTTATTAAAAGGACTAGATTAAACAAAGTAGGTAACAATCAATATGAGCATCACAAGGTCGATCAGTCATCAACTGATTCTCTATAGAAGAGGATTCAgtcaagaccgaacggtttGGGGGAGGACCGAACGGTACTAATGACCTGCGATCACCGATTCCAGAATTTCActaagtttaataaatttatcctAGGTTCCTaaccaatatcaaacatatcATAGAACAACATACAATATTTCAACATAccaaaaatcatcaaacataccCATATTAAATCATGCATCCATACATACAAAGTAATCATAATTAAACCTTATAatttcccttacctctaattccagctaggCTTCTAAGTCTTTGACAACAACTACTTTTATGGTTTTCAAGGTCCAAGGTCTGATTACAAGATAACGGGTTCAGAGAAATGGCTTAACAACCACATGCAAACTTAAAGGGTGCGTGCATGCAAGAAGACAAGGAACTTCCAAAAAGGGCAGAAGTACTTACCAGTTCAAATGGAATTCTGATCAGTGCAAATGAAAGCTCTTGCCACCAAGAGTATTTAATCTGAAAGGAAGTATATGATCGGAGGAAGAGAAGGGGTTagaattctagagagaaggtttgaaggtttagagagaaggaggagaaaatggtgGATTCTGGAAactgagtttgaggaagaagaaaggttgcaTGCAAAAAGTGGTACCAGTTTCAAAATCTCACTTTAAATATGGCCACCAAAATGGACGCTTGGTCCACTCCCTGCCTGCCACATGGCTTCCACTATCTGGAAATCCACATTCCCTCTCTGCTGTCACATGTCTACCGAGGACGGAGAATTAAATTAACTGTAAGGCTTGTCTTCCACTTACATGAGAAAACTAGAAAGACGCAACACGTGTACTCCACTAAAGTGGGATATTTAATGGGGTGTATATACTAACTTTTCATTAAGTATTCATATCTTacaataaattacatattttatttataaatgcaaTTTAATTAACTGCCATTTTTCTTTCCAATCTTAATCTTGCAATGTAGTTTTACAAGAGACAAGGTATATTCTCCCATCTCTTATAATGCAACTCTGAAACTTTTATCCACTTgcaattatttagaaaaaaaaaagttttaaattgaaaccaattattataaactttagTCATAATCGATAACAAATATTTCTAAGTATAATCTTGTAAGCAATTATTATAAATGCTATTTCTCCATATATtactaaatttgattaaattctaAACAGAATGAGACATAATAAGAACATAATGAAAAGCTAGTTTGGAATTGTTTTAGAACAAGAAATATTAGTCGCTTTTATGtcttttaaaaatggaaaatgttttaGAATATAATCTAAATACAAAAAGATAActccaaatttataaaatttttttttgacaccACTTGCATGGTTGACAAcccatttttaaaagtattaaaaaaaaaaaaaaaatataaaatttataaaatttttttttgacaccACTTGCATGGTTGACAAcccatttttaaaagtattttagccattaaaaaaataatttataaatttgtaaaaaaaacaaagattgaaagcaaaataaatataaattttgtataaaattttgttaaatgtgAAAAAGATAATATCTTATTCCTTATCAANAAAAcggaataaaaattataaaattgtagatAAACACTTTCACCANACATATTAATGAAACCTATTTATATTTAGAGAACAATCTACATATCAAAAGTTAAACAAATAGCTTACagcacaaatataaaaatacaatgtGAAATAATGTGAAGCAAGACAAAAATTTGCATTTATTAAGTCACATGTTGGACTTTCAGACTGATACACTATCTCTTCTGCtggatttttattataaaaaattcatgaTCTAagatttgtcattttattttagattttatcttaattattcaTATAGCTTGGGAATGAGCTTTATATGTCCACAATAAAACGTCACATTATGAGaatgtttatattttctaaaaacattATCACATCTAAAAaagcaaaatttaaataaaaaaaatgtgaagggTAGTAGGATAAGCATAGATAAACATGTGACTGTTAGTATGTTACTGAGCAAGTGGCCCTAAGCATGTAATGTATGTGTATACTTCTACTGCTACTGTAACTCTAACATGGTTTCTTTCACTTGCATATGCAATCCATAAgagtttgtgtttgtgtttttctgtGCTGTGAAGAGTGGTTGTTGTTGTACATCGTTTCAATCTTCAATCCCAAACTTCGGGGTCACAGTTAGGTTGTCTACTCCTACCCATAACCATACTATACCATACCATACCATACCATCCCTCCTTTGCAGTTTgcacactttttttatttacttgtaCTTAGTGCCAACTCTTTCGGTTGGTGCATTTCTTCAGGCAGGCACGCTAACTCTTGATTTCTGAACGGTTTTGGTAGTGAGAGCAAAGTTGGTAGCTCTAGAGATACacagagaagaaggagaagaacaagaagaagcaCAGGATGGGGGACAAGTCCCAAGTGCTGGAGGCTGTGTTGAAGGAAACTGTTGATTTGGTAACATTAACATAGATCTGAATCACTCTATCCCTGTGTTGTTGGTTGTTGTGTCTTTCTTTGTCTTCctctttttttcattgatgGGGCTTTCTTTTTATTAACTCTGTGAATGCAGGAGAACATACCCATTGAGGAGGTTTTGGAGAATCTGAGATGTGGCAGGGAAGGTCTCAGCAGTGAAGCTGCTGAGGAGAGGCTTACCATTTTTGGTCACAACaagcttgaagagaagaaagtactatctctctttctctctctcctctcGTTCATTAAAtcccatttaaaaaaattgaatttttatggTGAATTGTCTTCTGGGGTACTTTTCAGGAGAGcaaatttttgaagtttttggGATTTATGTGGAATCCTCTATCATGGGTTATGGAGGCTGCTGCTATAATGGCAATTGCGCTTGCAAATGGAGGGGTGAGTGGACTTAGCTTTTGGGACTTTGTATTGGTAATGAAGGTGTGTGTTTGTAGGTTGATTCTTCGGACTTCTTCCTTGAAAACTTGTGCAGGGGAAAGCACCTGATTGGCAAGACTTTGTGGGTATTATTACCTTGCTTCTCATTAATTCAACCATCAGTTTCATCGAGGAGAACAATGCTGGTAATGCTGCAGCAGCTCTCATGGCTCGGCTAGCTCCAAAAGCAAAGGTATCGAACtctgtcttcttttttttttttttttttttgttttaactcAATACTGCCCGGGTGTGTGAATTCCATATTCTTATTGGTGCAGTTAGCAACCGAAAGGAATATGTTCTTTATTTTCCCCTTTGTGGTTTCATTTCTCATGAGTGTGTTTTTAAAGGTTCTTAGAGATGGTAGGTGGAATGAGCAAGATGCTGCGGTCCTAGTTCCTGGTGACATAATCAGCATCAAGCTTGGAGATATTATTCCAGCAGATGCTCGGCTTCTTGAAGGGGATCCTTTGAAAATTGATCAAGTgggttgtttttatttttttattttttatatatctatgTTATAGTATTTGTTCTTTGAATTCTCCACATGCGTAATTGGTCAATTATCCTCTTTTTCCTTTGTGCTTTTCAGTCCGCACTTACAGGTGAATCACTTCCAGTGACAAAGGGTCCTGGTGATGGAGTATACTCTGGTTCAACCTGCAAACAGGGAGAGATTGAAGCTGTGGTCATTGCTACTGGTGTTCATACATTCTTTGGGAAAGCTGCTCATCTTGTTGATACCACAAATCAAGTGGGTCACTTTCAAAAGGTAACTTATGAGAGAATGTAACTTTTCACTCCTTCCTTCGTAGTCTCACTGATATTCATTGTTCAGAATTTCAGATTTCATTGTTATTGTCTTGTGCTGCTTTTTTCAGGTCTTAACTGCAATTGGGAACTTCTGCATATGTTCAATTGCTATTGGAATGGTTATTGAGATCGTTGTTATGTATCCCATCCAAGATAGACCCTATCGTCCTGGAATTGATAACCTCCTTGTACTTCTGATCGGAGGAATTCCAATTGCCATGCCCACGGTTTTGTCTGTGACCATGGCCATTGGTTCTCACAGGCTATCTCAGCAGGTCAGTCAGGTCTTTTGGTTGAGCACCTTGGATTTGGGTTGATATATGCAGGGAAGAACTAATGGAGATAATATCTGCAGGGGGCTATCACAAAGAGGATGACAGCCATTGAAGAAATGGCAGGCATGGATGTGCTTTGCAGTGATAAGACTGGGACTCTGACATTGAATAAGCTTACTGTTGACAAAAATCTAGTTGAGGTTGGATGATCAATGGCTGAATGGTGTTATTTGCTGgttatttttgtgtttgatatccatttcttctaataatttttaattttaatcaaggTTTTTGCAAAGGGAGTGGATCCAGATACTGTTATTTTGATGGCTGCCCGAGCTTCGAGGCTTGAGAATCAAGATGCAATTGATACAGCCATAGTTGGTATGTTAGCTGATCCAAAGGAGGTTAGTCATATTCATACATTTATTATTCCCTTGCATTCTTCTAGAGGCACTTTTTAGCTTCTACCCTGCAGCTATAATGTGCACATTCACACACATCTTTCTAAATTCAAGTTGATctagctttttcttttttaacttatgGCCACTGAAGGCACGCGCTGGTATACAAGAAGtacattttcttcctttcaatCCGACTGACAAGCGGACTGCATTGACTTATCTTGATCAAGATGGTAAAATGCACAGAGTAAGCAAAGGTGCACCAGAACAGGTAATTTGGCAACATTGCTTGCGTAGTTTTATATTAACACTTGGTCTTGTGTATTCTCATTGTGATGTGATCTGTACATGATATCTAGATCCTGAATCTTGCACACAATAAGGCAGAGATTGAACGTAGAGTTCATTCAGTGATAGACAAGTTTGCAGAGCGTGGTTTACGATCTCTTGCTGTAGCATACCAAGTAAGTAATTTATTGCTTAATCAATCGGTGCCTCTTTATACTTACGTTTTAAGTTGGAAACGTTAATTtagtcttctttttcttcttttttatacaGGAAGTTCCAGATGGAAGGAAAGAGAGTGCTGGAGGTCCATGGCAATTTGTTGGCCTATTGTCTCTCTTTGACCCACCAAGGCATGATAGTGCGGAAACAATACGGAGGGCACTAAACCTTGGAGTAAATGTCAAAATGATTACAGGTCTGTAACATAAGATAGTGCACACCTTTGCTTTGCTTGTGTTATGATAATGCAATCATAATTCTTTATAGCTTATGAGGACTTAAATTTACATATTCGTACCAGTAGATGAAGGATTTTGCTTTAGATGGGTTGACAAATCCGCAAtctaattatcattttttatgtaCTGAAAGAATTTGTGATCCATGCTATGGTATCTTTGGAAATTAACTTGtacatttaaagtaaaattttcgGTTTTGAAAATGGCCAACAATATAACGCTTGTGTGAAATTATGAACCCTTTATATTGTCCTCCCAATATTCAATTATGTATCATCCTTTTTCTATCAGGGGATCAGCTAGCTATAGGAAAGGAAACAGGTCGTCGCTTGGGAATGGGTACCAATATGTATCCTTCATCAGCTTTGCTTGGGCAGGACAAGGATGAATCCATTGCTGCCTTACCAATTGATGAGCTAATAGAAAAGGCTGATGGATTTGCTGGTGTATTTCCTGGTAGGCTTTTGTGTTGTCATTGTAATTTATTGGTTTGCTTATTATTGACATGTGGTGGATGGAAGGTTAATTGGTAGTAGTAgtagtttattattatatgattctTTGCTCATATTAGTTGGTTTGTATATTTGGTCAGAGCACAAGTATGAGATTGTGAAACGCTTGCAAGCTAGGAAACACATTTGTGGAATGACTGGTGATGGAGTGAATGATGCACCTGCTCTCAAGAAGGCAGACATTGGTATAGCTGTTGCTGATGCTACTGATGCAGCTCGTAGTGCATCTGATATAGTTCTAACAGAACCGGGCCTTAGTGTTATTATTAGTGCTGTTTTGACCAGCCGAGCTATCTTTCagagaatgaaaaattatacGGTGAgctatttaattattgttaatatcTTCTCAACACCTCCCCCCTGTTAAATAATCGATATCATTGTTACTTCTACTGTTATGATCCTCTATATAATTCATCAGTGTTTGGGAAATATTTTGTCCTGGTCATCTCTCGCTAGTGATAATGAGTGTTTACTTTACTTACATGTGACCAATAT
This genomic stretch from Vigna radiata var. radiata cultivar VC1973A chromosome 7, Vradiata_ver6, whole genome shotgun sequence harbors:
- the LOC106768154 gene encoding ATPase 11, plasma membrane-type, which encodes MGDKSQVLEAVLKETVDLENIPIEEVLENLRCGREGLSSEAAEERLTIFGHNKLEEKKESKFLKFLGFMWNPLSWVMEAAAIMAIALANGGGKAPDWQDFVGIITLLLINSTISFIEENNAGNAAAALMARLAPKAKVLRDGRWNEQDAAVLVPGDIISIKLGDIIPADARLLEGDPLKIDQSALTGESLPVTKGPGDGVYSGSTCKQGEIEAVVIATGVHTFFGKAAHLVDTTNQVGHFQKVLTAIGNFCICSIAIGMVIEIVVMYPIQDRPYRPGIDNLLVLLIGGIPIAMPTVLSVTMAIGSHRLSQQGAITKRMTAIEEMAGMDVLCSDKTGTLTLNKLTVDKNLVEVFAKGVDPDTVILMAARASRLENQDAIDTAIVGMLADPKEARAGIQEVHFLPFNPTDKRTALTYLDQDGKMHRVSKGAPEQILNLAHNKAEIERRVHSVIDKFAERGLRSLAVAYQEVPDGRKESAGGPWQFVGLLSLFDPPRHDSAETIRRALNLGVNVKMITGDQLAIGKETGRRLGMGTNMYPSSALLGQDKDESIAALPIDELIEKADGFAGVFPEHKYEIVKRLQARKHICGMTGDGVNDAPALKKADIGIAVADATDAARSASDIVLTEPGLSVIISAVLTSRAIFQRMKNYTIYAVSITIRIVLGFMLLALIWKFDFPPFMVLIIAILNDGTIMTISKDRVKPSPLPDSWKLAEIFTTGVVLGSYLAMMTVIFFWAAYKTDFFPRVFGVATLEKTAHDDFRKLASAIYLQVSTISQALIFVTRSRGWSYVERPGLLLVVAFIIAQLIATLIAVYASWSFAAIEGIGWGWAGVIWLYNIIFYIPLDIIKFLIRYALSGRAWDLVIEQRIAFTRQKDFGKEQRELQWAHAQRTLHGLQPPDSKFTERIHVNELNQMAEEAKRRAEIARLRELHTLKGHVESVVRLKGLDIDTIQQAYTV